From a region of the Paenibacillus sp. R14(2021) genome:
- a CDS encoding transposase — MGLVTAVTLVAEIGSFARFRNPQQLMAYAGIVPQERSSGESSWRGRITKSGNAHIRRVVTEAAWQYRHRPAMTERMQVKNQKQEAAVQAIAWKAQHRLHGRYFRLIVQRGKQKCVAATAIARELLGFIWAIAREVEQTRAAG; from the coding sequence GTGGGACTCGTAACTGCAGTAACCCTAGTAGCAGAAATCGGGAGTTTCGCAAGGTTTCGAAATCCACAGCAGCTAATGGCGTATGCGGGTATCGTGCCACAAGAACGATCGAGTGGGGAGTCAAGCTGGCGAGGACGAATAACGAAGTCTGGAAATGCGCATATACGGAGGGTAGTAACGGAAGCGGCATGGCAATACCGGCACCGGCCGGCAATGACGGAGAGAATGCAGGTAAAGAACCAAAAGCAAGAGGCAGCAGTACAAGCGATTGCATGGAAAGCGCAGCATCGGTTGCATGGGCGGTATTTTCGACTTATTGTACAACGAGGCAAGCAAAAATGTGTAGCAGCAACAGCAATAGCGAGAGAACTGTTAGGGTTTATCTGGGCAATTGCGCGGGAAGTGGAACAGACTCGAGCAGCTGGTTAA
- a CDS encoding NUDIX domain-containing protein, producing the protein MLRFINEIPTDFPIGGVHCIPILDDGNLMMVWDREEKVLTTIGGRLELNESINEGLEREVMEEAGIEITDKRTTFASWFWEETQSYTIYILTNVKRFSEIPKGYEKTGYVIMNFETAIDMIKKIEGRGERIEIIRKAGILSRHLREEGNSR; encoded by the coding sequence ATGTTGCGCTTTATCAATGAAATTCCAACTGATTTTCCAATTGGTGGCGTGCATTGTATACCCATTTTAGATGACGGGAACTTAATGATGGTTTGGGATAGAGAAGAGAAAGTCCTCACAACAATAGGAGGACGATTAGAATTAAATGAATCTATAAATGAAGGATTGGAAAGAGAAGTAATGGAGGAAGCAGGAATTGAAATAACGGATAAACGGACAACATTTGCAAGCTGGTTCTGGGAGGAAACACAAAGTTACACGATTTATATTTTAACAAACGTAAAGAGATTTTCAGAAATTCCAAAAGGATATGAAAAAACTGGATATGTAATCATGAATTTTGAAACCGCTATAGATATGATTAAGAAAATTGAAGGCAGAGGAGAACGAATAGAAATCATTAGAAAAGCAGGGATATTGTCAAGGCATCTCAGGGAAGAGGGCAACAGCAGATAA
- a CDS encoding transposase yields the protein MFAALIISKTIFVHPVIDEERKRAHDFEFTRTSCALLLHSPLIHKILPNYPLLRSIPGVGALTAATILSEIGDGFYKRVVRSSYLGSRWLSG from the coding sequence TTGTTTGCTGCCCTTATTATTTCCAAAACTATTTTCGTACACCCCGTAATCGACGAAGAAAGGAAGAGAGCACATGATTTCGAATTTACTCGAACGTCATGTGCTCTCTTACTCCATTCACCTTTAATTCATAAAATTCTTCCCAATTACCCGTTGTTAAGATCGATTCCCGGTGTCGGTGCGCTCACGGCAGCTACGATTCTCTCGGAGATTGGCGATGGGTTTTATAAACGGGTCGTCAGGTCGTCATACTTAGGCTCGCGGTGGTTGTCCGGTTGA
- the pgmB gene encoding beta-phosphoglucomutase: MTFKAAIFDLDGVITDTAEFHYLAWKRLADELEISIDREFNEQLKGVSRMESLERVLVRGGRKEDWSIEEKIRLATEKNDYYKQLIDTITPSNLLPGIESLLMRLKEEGIRIGLASASKNAPDVIRKLGVGHYFDHIVDVGLVANGKPDPEIFLRAADALNTPYSDCLGVEDAEVGVEAIKAAGMFAVGVGKPDILAQADWVVENTGMLNYADLCKNYANRGHAAR; this comes from the coding sequence ATGACTTTCAAAGCGGCTATATTTGATTTGGACGGCGTCATTACGGACACGGCGGAGTTCCATTATTTGGCGTGGAAGAGGCTGGCGGACGAGCTCGAGATATCCATCGACCGGGAATTCAACGAGCAGTTGAAGGGAGTCAGCCGCATGGAATCACTGGAACGCGTACTGGTGCGAGGCGGCAGGAAGGAGGATTGGTCCATCGAGGAGAAGATCAGACTCGCCACGGAAAAGAATGACTATTACAAGCAGCTCATAGACACAATTACGCCGAGCAATCTGCTTCCCGGCATCGAATCGCTGCTGATGCGCCTGAAAGAAGAAGGAATCCGGATCGGTCTTGCTTCGGCAAGCAAAAATGCGCCGGATGTCATCCGAAAGCTGGGCGTCGGTCATTATTTCGATCATATCGTTGACGTCGGTCTGGTTGCGAATGGCAAGCCGGATCCGGAAATTTTCTTGCGAGCGGCGGATGCGCTCAATACGCCATACAGCGATTGCCTTGGCGTTGAAGACGCCGAAGTGGGTGTCGAGGCCATTAAAGCAGCCGGTATGTTCGCGGTAGGCGTAGGAAAACCAGATATTCTCGCGCAAGCGGACTGGGTCGTTGAAAATACGGGAATGCTTAACTATGCAGACCTCTGCAAAAATTATGCAAACCGCGGACACGCTGCCAGATAA
- a CDS encoding LacI family DNA-binding transcriptional regulator, whose translation MASIKEIAERSGFSISTVSRTLNNYTDVNAKTREKIMQIAKEMNYYPNAVARSLVQKKTHTIGMFFGNKENSALDHPFFLDIVSAVREEMGNQGYDILLFTNKTKEHSTLTTLCRERSVDGVVLLLSGEGKKRTEQLDELQDSNIPCVAIDIPLVGDRCTYVESDNYTGAKEAVNYLISQGHRTIAFIGGDEISKQSFDRMRGYQDALMENKLGMDPMLMRLGYFSKTRAVEEAGYLLAHKPNITAFFCVSDQMANVVIEFLNSRGMNVPEDISVMGFDDIKEAVYFRPRLTTIRQNKYEMGTQAARILLQTIDDEATRPEPVTLPCELVIRESVAKPRHI comes from the coding sequence ATGGCTTCGATTAAGGAAATTGCTGAACGCTCAGGATTTTCAATTTCAACAGTTTCCCGAACCCTGAACAACTATACGGATGTTAATGCCAAGACCCGCGAGAAAATTATGCAAATCGCCAAGGAGATGAATTATTATCCCAACGCGGTTGCAAGAAGCTTGGTGCAGAAGAAAACACATACAATCGGCATGTTTTTTGGCAATAAAGAGAATTCCGCGCTTGATCATCCCTTCTTTTTGGACATCGTTTCGGCCGTCCGCGAAGAAATGGGCAACCAGGGCTATGATATTTTATTATTCACGAACAAAACCAAAGAGCATTCCACGCTTACGACACTTTGCCGGGAACGCAGCGTAGACGGCGTCGTACTGCTGTTATCCGGCGAAGGCAAGAAGCGAACCGAGCAATTGGACGAGCTGCAGGACAGCAACATTCCATGCGTTGCGATCGATATTCCGCTAGTTGGTGATCGCTGTACTTACGTAGAATCCGATAATTACACGGGGGCGAAAGAAGCCGTAAACTACTTGATTTCGCAAGGCCATCGCACAATCGCTTTCATCGGCGGTGACGAAATCAGTAAGCAAAGCTTCGATCGGATGCGGGGATACCAAGACGCATTGATGGAGAACAAGCTTGGCATGGATCCTATGCTGATGCGGCTCGGTTATTTCTCGAAGACAAGAGCCGTAGAAGAAGCCGGTTATCTGCTTGCCCACAAACCTAACATTACGGCCTTTTTTTGCGTAAGCGATCAGATGGCGAACGTCGTCATTGAATTCTTGAATAGCCGCGGCATGAACGTGCCGGAGGACATTTCAGTTATGGGATTCGATGATATCAAGGAAGCTGTATATTTTAGGCCTAGATTAACCACAATAAGACAGAACAAGTACGAGATGGGCACACAGGCCGCTCGTATTCTATTGCAAACTATCGATGATGAAGCCACCCGGCCAGAACCCGTAACACTGCCTTGCGAGCTCGTTATCCGCGAGTCCGTCGCCAAACCTAGACACATATAA
- a CDS encoding ABC transporter substrate-binding protein — protein MKKHVPAMAALLIGASLLSACGNDNSNAGSNQTGADAGGNADNNQEVTIQYWHTQTEEDRVKQLKALISKFESENKGVHVEQIPIAEEDFPTKISAALAANKLPAIIEGGIDAMQLLGSQEVSDTATSEAVINELGKDDFYTGALASLKNPDGEGYLGVPISGWVQGIWYNKKIFAEKGLQPPTTWENILKAAQTLNAADKKQYGIVIGKAKDDFTEQTFSQFALSNDAKIFDQNGDPAFTSDQMKEALTYYKDLSKFTPPGATTWRDAHDLYLSGSVPMMMYSTYIMPDLSKNAELAKNTGFAIPEHKNKATFGQITGLAITNTIDKSETEAAKKFVSFLMQKENNINYLHIAPGGANPTRKSVASDPTYLENPILKAFGETAALIPAGLENLQRFGFQDNKTYTVMGDISSRFIIPEAVNSITEHDGDVNEAADKAEASMKETVAQSK, from the coding sequence ATGAAAAAACATGTACCGGCAATGGCAGCTCTTCTGATTGGCGCTTCTTTGCTCTCGGCCTGCGGCAACGATAACTCGAATGCCGGCAGCAATCAAACCGGAGCCGATGCGGGCGGGAACGCGGACAATAACCAAGAAGTGACGATTCAATATTGGCATACGCAAACCGAAGAAGACCGCGTAAAGCAGCTCAAGGCGCTCATCAGCAAATTTGAAAGCGAAAACAAAGGCGTGCACGTTGAACAAATCCCGATCGCGGAAGAGGATTTCCCGACGAAGATCTCGGCTGCACTGGCAGCGAACAAGCTCCCGGCCATCATCGAAGGCGGTATCGACGCCATGCAATTACTGGGCTCCCAAGAGGTGAGCGACACGGCAACGAGCGAAGCGGTCATCAATGAGCTGGGCAAAGACGATTTCTACACCGGCGCGCTTGCATCGCTCAAAAACCCGGATGGCGAAGGCTACCTTGGCGTTCCGATTTCAGGCTGGGTGCAAGGGATCTGGTACAACAAGAAAATCTTCGCCGAGAAGGGCTTGCAGCCCCCGACGACATGGGAAAACATTCTGAAAGCGGCGCAAACGCTTAACGCGGCGGACAAGAAGCAATACGGGATCGTCATCGGCAAAGCGAAGGACGATTTCACGGAACAAACCTTCAGCCAGTTCGCGCTGTCCAACGACGCGAAGATCTTCGACCAGAACGGCGACCCTGCCTTTACATCGGATCAAATGAAGGAAGCGCTGACGTATTATAAGGATTTGTCGAAATTCACTCCTCCGGGTGCGACGACTTGGCGGGATGCGCATGACCTGTACCTGTCGGGCAGCGTACCGATGATGATGTACTCCACGTACATCATGCCGGATCTGTCCAAGAACGCCGAGCTTGCCAAGAATACGGGCTTTGCGATTCCGGAGCACAAGAATAAAGCGACCTTTGGCCAAATCACGGGACTTGCGATTACGAATACGATTGACAAGAGCGAGACGGAAGCTGCAAAAAAATTCGTATCATTCTTGATGCAGAAAGAGAACAATATCAACTATCTGCATATCGCCCCGGGCGGAGCGAACCCAACCCGCAAATCGGTGGCCTCCGATCCGACTTACTTGGAAAATCCAATTCTGAAAGCGTTCGGAGAGACGGCGGCTCTAATCCCAGCCGGCCTTGAGAACCTGCAGCGTTTCGGCTTCCAAGATAACAAGACGTACACTGTCATGGGTGACATTTCGTCGCGCTTCATCATTCCGGAAGCGGTCAACAGCATCACGGAGCACGACGGCGACGTCAACGAAGCCGCAGACAAAGCCGAGGCTTCCATGAAAGAAACGGTAGCGCAATCGAAATAA
- a CDS encoding carbohydrate ABC transporter permease has product MKKTSKAAEARLGYLLIAPSLALIAAVIVYPLFYNIWLSFNHVSLNPRKPSKFIGFGNYKSLILDGSFWHSIAVTLIYAIITVVGATVIGLYAALLLNQKMKGRRLYRSVILLPYVAPVISLVFIWKYMFNPAYGIVNDVLVDQLHLLSHRIDWLDSASGSLWLVIIFDIWHLFPFTFMMILAKMQSIDESMYEAASIDGATPWRKLWHITLPEIKFVVASLVVLRFIWNFYKFDEIYLLSKQVPVVGVYTYMTAFSTYNYGLASAITVSLFVLVMALVLVIVRKVIKW; this is encoded by the coding sequence ATGAAAAAAACTTCCAAAGCAGCAGAAGCCAGGCTTGGTTATTTATTGATCGCGCCCTCATTGGCATTGATTGCGGCAGTTATCGTGTATCCACTTTTTTATAATATCTGGCTGAGCTTCAATCACGTATCACTTAATCCGCGCAAACCGAGCAAATTTATCGGTTTCGGCAATTATAAGAGCTTGATCTTAGACGGCAGCTTCTGGCATTCGATCGCGGTAACGCTGATTTATGCGATCATCACCGTTGTCGGTGCGACGGTAATTGGTCTATACGCGGCACTGCTGCTGAATCAGAAGATGAAGGGCCGCCGTCTCTATCGTTCCGTTATTCTGCTTCCTTATGTCGCGCCGGTCATCTCGCTGGTATTCATCTGGAAGTACATGTTCAACCCGGCCTACGGCATCGTGAACGATGTGCTTGTTGATCAGCTGCATCTGCTCAGCCACCGCATCGATTGGCTGGATTCCGCGTCAGGTTCGCTCTGGCTCGTCATTATATTTGATATTTGGCATCTGTTCCCGTTCACGTTCATGATGATTCTCGCCAAGATGCAGTCCATTGATGAATCGATGTACGAAGCCGCGAGCATCGACGGCGCAACGCCTTGGCGCAAGCTGTGGCACATCACGCTGCCGGAAATCAAATTCGTCGTTGCTTCGCTTGTCGTACTGCGGTTCATCTGGAACTTCTATAAATTCGACGAGATCTATCTGCTGTCCAAGCAAGTGCCCGTTGTCGGCGTGTATACCTACATGACCGCCTTCTCGACCTACAATTACGGCTTGGCTTCGGCCATTACGGTATCGTTGTTCGTTCTCGTCATGGCACTTGTGCTTGTCATCGTTAGGAAGGTGATCAAATGGTAA
- a CDS encoding carbohydrate ABC transporter permease, giving the protein MVTTNGFAKRLILYVLVALTLFTAIFPFLMMLSTALKPSAETISLNPTFFPRHITWENFRDVLNPDVFPFWRYFLNSFQISFATALISVVVGTMGAYSFARLDYKGRGVFQKGVLFIYMFSGVLLIVPLYKMVTAAGLYDTKVSLVIVYIVLTMPVTLYMLGNYFRTIPESLEEAALIDGLNRFQVIYKIIVPLSLPAIASVFIYVFMIAWNDYLFASIFITSEDKMTLPIGLSHLFQTKNFVWGRMMAASLLTAVPIVILFSLVEKYFSGGLTEGGVKG; this is encoded by the coding sequence ATGGTAACCACGAACGGTTTTGCAAAAAGGCTGATTTTATACGTTCTTGTCGCGCTGACGCTGTTCACCGCTATTTTTCCGTTTCTGATGATGCTGAGTACGGCGCTGAAGCCTAGCGCCGAAACCATCAGTCTAAATCCGACGTTTTTCCCGCGCCACATCACATGGGAGAATTTCCGCGATGTCTTGAATCCGGACGTGTTCCCGTTCTGGCGTTATTTCCTGAACAGCTTCCAAATCTCCTTCGCGACAGCGCTGATCTCCGTCGTTGTCGGCACCATGGGCGCTTATAGCTTTGCCCGCCTAGATTACAAGGGACGCGGCGTTTTCCAGAAAGGCGTCTTGTTCATCTACATGTTCTCCGGCGTGCTGCTCATCGTACCGTTGTACAAAATGGTTACGGCCGCCGGCCTGTACGATACGAAAGTATCGCTAGTCATCGTCTACATCGTGCTTACCATGCCGGTTACGCTCTACATGCTGGGAAACTATTTCCGCACGATACCGGAATCCTTGGAGGAAGCCGCTCTCATTGATGGTCTGAACCGGTTTCAGGTTATCTATAAAATCATTGTGCCGTTGTCGCTGCCGGCGATTGCGTCTGTCTTCATTTACGTGTTCATGATTGCATGGAACGACTATTTGTTCGCTTCGATCTTCATCACGTCCGAGGACAAAATGACGCTGCCGATCGGGCTCAGCCATTTGTTCCAAACGAAAAACTTCGTCTGGGGACGCATGATGGCGGCTTCGCTGCTGACGGCGGTTCCGATCGTCATCCTGTTCAGCCTCGTAGAGAAATATTTCTCCGGCGGCTTGACCGAAGGCGGCGTCAAAGGTTAA
- a CDS encoding zinc-binding alcohol dehydrogenase — protein MSKQLVAVAPRQAELLHYEDRPIAANEIKVKVNYASPKHGSELADFRGETPFLNDQYDPEWQLFLPRDPGEELGVKFGEWNLGNQWVGTVTEAGSEVTDYAVGDMVCSYGGIRETHIIKAVDNYRLYKMKPGMSWKNAVCYDPAQFALGAIRDGHVRPGDRVAVIGLGAIGQIAAQLAKKLGASYVAVIDPIEARRDVALRDGADAAFDSMNCDVGLELKKATNKQGVDVIIETSANVHALQDSLRGLAYGGTIAYAGWAKEFKGGLNLGREAHFNNAKIVFSRAGSEPNPDYPRWNRKRIEEVCWEMLSSGYINCEHIVSPVVSFEESAEAYCEVVDRRPELSIKLGITF, from the coding sequence ATGAGTAAACAATTAGTGGCCGTCGCGCCTAGACAAGCAGAGCTCTTACATTACGAAGATCGTCCGATCGCTGCGAACGAAATCAAAGTCAAAGTCAATTACGCTTCGCCGAAGCACGGCTCGGAGCTGGCGGATTTTCGCGGCGAAACGCCATTCCTGAACGACCAATACGATCCCGAATGGCAGCTGTTCCTGCCGCGCGATCCGGGCGAGGAGCTGGGCGTTAAGTTCGGCGAATGGAACCTCGGCAACCAATGGGTCGGCACGGTTACCGAAGCCGGCAGTGAAGTGACGGATTACGCGGTCGGCGACATGGTTTGCAGCTACGGCGGCATTCGCGAGACGCATATTATCAAGGCGGTCGACAATTACCGGCTATATAAAATGAAACCGGGCATGTCCTGGAAAAACGCCGTATGCTATGATCCTGCTCAATTCGCACTCGGTGCGATCCGCGACGGCCATGTCCGTCCGGGCGACCGCGTCGCGGTAATTGGCCTCGGTGCAATCGGCCAGATCGCAGCGCAACTGGCCAAGAAACTCGGCGCAAGCTATGTAGCCGTCATCGATCCGATTGAAGCTCGCCGCGATGTGGCGCTTCGCGACGGCGCGGATGCGGCATTTGACTCCATGAACTGCGACGTCGGCCTTGAGCTGAAGAAAGCGACGAACAAGCAAGGCGTCGACGTTATCATCGAGACGAGCGCGAACGTGCATGCGCTGCAGGATTCGCTCCGCGGGCTGGCATACGGCGGCACAATCGCATACGCCGGGTGGGCGAAGGAATTCAAAGGCGGGCTGAACCTCGGACGGGAAGCGCATTTCAACAATGCCAAGATCGTCTTCTCGCGCGCGGGCAGTGAGCCGAATCCCGACTATCCGCGCTGGAACCGCAAACGCATTGAGGAAGTGTGCTGGGAGATGCTGAGCAGCGGCTACATTAACTGCGAGCACATCGTTTCGCCGGTTGTCAGCTTCGAAGAATCCGCCGAGGCGTACTGCGAAGTCGTGGACCGGCGTCCGGAGCTAAGCATCAAGCTGGGTATTACGTTCTAA
- a CDS encoding sugar phosphate isomerase/epimerase, which translates to MKIATQDKPFFPEQVEAKLAAVQAMGFDAYEIDGKLLIDEFEAVKRAIRTLGIEVPTACGGYRGWIGDFNAERREHSITDIGEILKHLAEISGKGIVVPAAWGMFSRRLPPHTPPRSDEETRAVLLDSLGRINRVAEQTGTYLYLEPLNRYEDYMINSLSDAVSLIEEGGFSRVQVIADFFHMNIEERNIAASLKAARKHLGHVHLADSHRFQPGDGHMDFVSGFRALKEIGYDDYLAFECRVQGEDEASIYRASVNYIRACLRQAEQSN; encoded by the coding sequence ATGAAAATAGCTACACAGGACAAGCCTTTCTTCCCGGAGCAGGTAGAAGCGAAACTCGCAGCCGTGCAAGCGATGGGGTTTGATGCCTATGAAATCGACGGCAAGCTGCTGATTGACGAATTTGAAGCCGTGAAGCGCGCGATCCGTACGCTCGGTATTGAAGTCCCGACTGCCTGCGGCGGATACCGCGGCTGGATCGGCGATTTCAATGCCGAACGGCGCGAGCATTCCATAACGGACATCGGCGAAATATTGAAGCATTTGGCCGAGATCTCGGGAAAAGGGATTGTCGTGCCTGCGGCATGGGGCATGTTCTCCCGCAGGCTTCCACCGCACACGCCGCCGCGCTCCGACGAAGAAACAAGAGCCGTGCTTCTCGATTCGCTGGGCAGGATCAACCGCGTTGCGGAACAAACTGGTACCTATCTCTACCTCGAACCGCTGAACCGCTACGAAGATTATATGATCAACTCGCTCTCGGATGCCGTCAGCCTTATTGAAGAAGGCGGGTTCTCCCGCGTACAGGTCATTGCGGATTTTTTCCATATGAATATCGAAGAGCGCAATATCGCTGCCAGCCTGAAAGCGGCGCGCAAGCATCTCGGCCATGTCCATCTGGCGGATAGTCACCGGTTTCAGCCCGGAGACGGCCACATGGATTTCGTCTCGGGCTTCCGGGCGCTGAAGGAAATCGGATACGACGATTATCTAGCTTTCGAATGCCGCGTGCAGGGTGAAGACGAAGCGTCGATCTACCGAGCGTCCGTCAACTATATCCGTGCCTGTCTGAGACAGGCGGAGCAATCTAATTAA
- a CDS encoding Gfo/Idh/MocA family protein, with protein MGKLKVGLIGTGEIAQVAHIPAYRKRSEEVEIVALVNRSREKAEEIAAQYGISNVFTSHKEMFEACELDAVSVCTPNRSHAAMVIDALHAGCHVLCEKPPALHASDAEAMAAAAARSGRMLAYNFSFRYSSEVEALKRYADAGELGHIYAARVEAMRRRGIPGWGSFTNKELQGGGPLIDIGIHMLDTALYLMDFPEPASVLAATHQQIGNRPGVGLMGSWDPEAFTVEDAAMGMIRFKNGASLLLETSFAINMREKQTMNVHLFGNQGGATVFPPAFFQEKHGSLVDLSLPFIVEHDKRQRAVDDFITCCLEGKTPRCTAEQGVQIMRLIDAFYQSAETGEAVYL; from the coding sequence ATGGGTAAGCTGAAGGTCGGCCTGATCGGTACCGGCGAAATCGCGCAGGTTGCTCATATTCCGGCGTATAGGAAGCGTTCGGAAGAGGTGGAGATCGTGGCGCTGGTCAACCGAAGCAGAGAGAAGGCAGAGGAGATCGCAGCGCAGTACGGTATTTCGAACGTATTTACGAGCCATAAGGAAATGTTCGAAGCATGCGAATTGGATGCCGTTAGCGTCTGTACGCCGAATCGCTCGCATGCGGCAATGGTCATCGACGCGCTGCATGCGGGCTGCCATGTGTTGTGCGAGAAACCGCCGGCGCTCCATGCGAGCGACGCTGAAGCTATGGCAGCCGCCGCGGCCCGAAGCGGCCGTATGCTGGCATATAATTTCAGCTTCCGCTACTCAAGCGAGGTAGAAGCGCTCAAGCGGTACGCCGACGCCGGCGAGCTTGGGCATATTTACGCTGCCCGCGTGGAAGCGATGCGCCGCAGAGGAATTCCCGGATGGGGTTCCTTCACGAATAAAGAGCTGCAAGGCGGCGGGCCGCTTATCGACATCGGAATTCATATGCTGGACACAGCGCTGTACCTCATGGATTTTCCCGAGCCGGCATCCGTGCTCGCGGCCACGCATCAACAAATCGGCAACCGTCCGGGCGTTGGTCTGATGGGCAGTTGGGATCCGGAGGCATTCACGGTTGAGGACGCCGCCATGGGGATGATTCGCTTCAAGAACGGCGCATCGCTTCTGCTCGAAACGTCGTTTGCGATCAACATGCGGGAGAAACAGACGATGAATGTGCATTTGTTCGGCAATCAAGGCGGCGCGACAGTATTTCCGCCGGCCTTTTTTCAAGAGAAGCACGGCTCGCTCGTCGATTTGTCGCTTCCATTTATTGTGGAGCACGACAAGCGTCAGCGGGCCGTGGACGATTTTATTACGTGCTGCCTGGAGGGCAAGACGCCTCGCTGCACGGCGGAACAAGGCGTCCAAATCATGCGGCTGATCGATGCCTTTTATCAGTCGGCGGAAACCGGCGAAGCCGTATATCTATAA